Proteins from a genomic interval of Thamnophis elegans isolate rThaEle1 chromosome 2, rThaEle1.pri, whole genome shotgun sequence:
- the PTGER1 gene encoding prostaglandin E2 receptor EP1 subtype — protein sequence MFAMHPPNASQAPAIHPVNNSSLDHTELVKASSASSPAAPIFSMTLGAISNIVALVILVQSYARFRRRSKATFLLFASSLVITDLAGHVIPGSFVLQLYATRRNWTSMDPSEALCKFFGASMVFFGLCPLFLGFIMAVERCIGITRPLLHAAVVTPGRTKLSLVGLWTIALAIALLPLCSFGKYAVQAQSTWCFIKVQKTEEWTEVAFALLFSLLGLASLVASLICNTFSGLILVRARLRSQRKCGRRRAKAHDIEMVVQLVGIMVVSCICWSPLLVIVILSASNSHKALNYDRLLFLGVRMAAWNQILDPWVYILLRRAVLRKLLALFLRRPDLKTIHFDRWEASSFQSSERSVAAGHI from the exons ATGTTTGCTATGCACCCTCCCAATGCTTCTCAAGCACCTGCCATTCATCCAGTGAACAATTCCTCCTTAGATCATACAGAGCTGGTGAAGGCTTCGAGCGCTTCTTCTCCTGCTGCCCCCATCTTCTCCATGACCTTGGGGGCAATCTCTAATATCGTAGCCTTGGTAATCCTAGTGCAGTCCTACGCCCGCTTCCGGCGTCGTTCCAAGGCCACATTCCTACTTTTTGCCAGCAGCTTGGTTATCACAGACCTAGCAGGCCATGTCATCCCAGGGTCCTTTGTGTTGCAACTGTATGCCACACGGCGAAATTGGACATCAATGGATCCCTCTGAAGCTCTCTGCAAGTTCTTTGGTGCTTCCATGGTATTCTTTGGACTATGCCCTCTCTTTCTGGGCTTCATCATGGCCGTGGAGCGCTGCATTGGCATCACTCGTCCTCTGCTTCATGCTGCAGTGGTCACGCCAGGCCGAACGAAGCTCTCCTTGGTAGGACTGTGGACCATTGCTCTTGCCATTGCCCTGTTGCCTCTCTGCAGTTTTGGGAAATACGCTGTGCAGGCCCAAAGCACTTGGTGTTTTATCAAGGTGCAAAAGACAGAAGAATGGACCGAGGTAGCTTTTGCCCTGCTCTTCTCCCTTTTGGGATTGGCCTCTCTGGTGGCCTCTCTCATCTGCAACACATTCAGTGGACTCATTCTGGTGCGAGCTCGTCTCCGTAGTCAGCGCAAATGTGGTCGGCGGAGAGCCAAAGCTCATGACATTGAAATGGTTGTACAGCTTGTGGGCATCATGGTGGTCTCCTGTATTTGTTGGAGTCCATTATTG GTCATTGTCATCTTATCAGCAAGCAACTCTCATAAAGCTTTGAATTATGATCGGCTGCTGTTCCTTGGTGTGCGCATGGCTGCCTGGAACCAGATCCTGGACCCATGGGTATATATATTGCTGCGACGCGCAGTGCTGCGTAAGCTCCTGGCTCTATTTCTAAGGCGCCCCGACCTCAAAACAATACATTTTGACCGCTGGGAGGCCAGCTCCTTCCAGAGCTCCGAGCGCAGTGTTGCTGCTGGTCACATCTAG